The proteins below are encoded in one region of Apium graveolens cultivar Ventura chromosome 4, ASM990537v1, whole genome shotgun sequence:
- the LOC141717202 gene encoding uncharacterized protein LOC141717202 produces MAGGRAVAFGVMVLVMSAFIVSESRVARKDLGLDLGGIGVGIGAGVGLGLGGGSGSGSGAGAGSGSSSGSGSRSSSSSGSSSSSSSGSGSGSSGSRAGSEAGSHAGSRAGSGGGSSGAGSEAGSYAGSHAGSRSGSGAGSEAGSEAGSHAGSRAGSGDNN; encoded by the coding sequence ATGGCTGGTGGAAGAGCTGTAGCATTTGGTGTTATGGTTCTTGTTATGTCTGCTTTTATAGTATCAGAGAGTAGAGTTGCTAGGAAGGACTTGGGTTTAGATCTCGGTGGAATTGGTGTTGGAATTGGAGCTGGGGTGGGTCTCGGTTTGGGTGGTGGTTCGGGTTCTGGATCAGGAGCTGGGGCTGGTTCTGGATCGAGTTCTGGCTCAGGATCCAGATCTAGTTCTAGTTCCGGGTCAAGTTCGTCCTCTTCGTCCGGATCAGGTTCAGGCTCATCCGGGTCTAGAGCAGGTTCTGAAGCGGGTTCGCATGCTGGATCACGTGCCGGTTCTGGAGGGGGGTCATCCGGAGCAGGCTCTGAAGCGGGTTCATATGCTGGGTCACATGCGGGATCTAGGTCGGGGTCAGGAGCTGGTTCAGAAGCAGGCTCAGAGGCTGGTTCCCATGCAGGTTCAAGGGCAGGTTCAGGTGACAACAACTGA